One region of Anticarsia gemmatalis isolate Benzon Research Colony breed Stoneville strain chromosome 2, ilAntGemm2 primary, whole genome shotgun sequence genomic DNA includes:
- the LOC142981122 gene encoding tRNA-uridine aminocarboxypropyltransferase 1 produces the protein MNPKSPEARNRDDKPFEGMIITNADEVEKLASRSACPRCGKSRMYFCYTCYVPVSQLEGRIPVCQLPIKVDIIKHRREIDGKSTSAHAAVLAPHDVNVYTYPDVPEYTLDGRTVLLYPGAEARTVRELFTGKRNTPSYSELLLAELPSGYNVGTLMTKVLNESENDEIFHVDKLPIERVVLIDSTWNQSRGIYADKRLQRIPKIVLQNRASQFWRHQRGSPRWYLSTIEALHQLLLEIHLCAWGRSESYNSFLTNHYPIHSAHVNHPHCQPYEGQYDNLLYFFKFLYEKLHSLYQHEDLLAYKRPMT, from the exons ATGAACCCCAAAAGCCCAGAAGCGCGTAATCGCGACGATAAACCGTTTGAAGGAATGATAATAACAAATGCAGATGAAGTGGAGAAATTAGCCAGCCGTAGTGCTTGTCCACGTTGTGGGAAATCACGAATGTATTTCTGTTATACATGCTATGTACCAGTTTCACAACTCGAAGGACGAATTCCAGTGTGTCAG ctACCGATAAAAGTGGATATTATAAAGCATCGACGTGAAATAGATGGCAAAAGCACATCTGCTCATGCAGCAGTTCTCGCACCACATGATGTGAATGTTTATACATATCCAGATGTGCCAGAATATACCTTAGATGGAAGAACAGTTTTACTTTACCCTGGTGCTGAGGCAAGAACTGTTCGAGAACTATTTACAGGCAAAAGAAATACTCCTAGCTATTCTGAACTCTTACTAGCAGAATTACCATCAGGTTATAATGTTGGCACATTGATGACAAAAGTATTGAATGAAagtgaaaatgatgaaatatttcATGTAGATAAATTGCCAATAGAAAGAGTGGTGCTGATAGACAGTACTTGGAATCAGAGTAGAGGAATTTATGCTGATAAGAGGCTTCAAAGAATtcctaaaatagttttacaaaataggGCTTCACAATTCTGGCGTCATCAGCGAGGTAGCCCTAGATGGTATCTATCAACTATTGAAGCTTTGCACCAACTACTGTTAGAAATTCATCTATGTGCTTGGGGTCGAAGTGAATCTTATAATTCATTCCTCACAAACCATTACCCAATACATAGTGCACATGTAAATCATCCACATTGCCAGCCTTATGAAGGACAATATgacaatttattgtatttctttaaatttttgtatgaaaagttacATTCTTTGTATCAGCATGAAGATCTATTAGCTTACAAAAGACCAATGACATAG
- the ebi gene encoding transducin beta like ebi translates to MSFSSDEVNFLVYRYLQESGFHHSAYTFGIESHISQSNINGALVPPAALLNILQKGLQYTEAEITIGEDGTETRLTESLSLIDAVTPDIVAARQNAHNAQKQAIKTDPGSGGEHNGVDGTSCSTATTAGGEATPSAPETMDVDQSIEIPASKATVLRGHESEVFICAWNPSTDLLASGSGDSTARIWDMSDNPATTPNQLVLRHCIQKGGAEVPSNKDVTSLDWNCDGNLLATGSYDGYARIWTTDGTLASTLGQHKGPIFALKWNKRGNYILSAGVDKTTIIWDASTGQCTQQFSFHLAPALDVDWQTNTSFASCSTDQCIHVCKLNADKPIKSFQGHTNEVNAIKWDPQGQLLASCSDDMTLKIWSMKQDTCVHDLQAHSKEIYTIKWSPTGPGTQNPNMNLILASASFDSTVRLWDVERGVCIHTLTKHTEPVYSVAFSPDGKFLASGSFDKCVHIWSTQTGGLVHSYKGTGGIFEVCWNSRGTKVGASASDGSVFVLDLRKL, encoded by the exons ATGAGTTTCTCTAGTGACGAAGTGAATTTCCTTGTGTACCGTTATTTACAGGAATCGG GATTTCACCACTCTGCATATACTTTTGGTATAGAGTCTCATATATCACAGAGCAACATCAATGGAGCACTGGTGCCTCCAGCAGCTTTGCTTAACATTCTACAGAAGGGATTACAGTACACAGAAGCAGAAATTACAATTGGAGAAGAtg GCACTGAAACACGTCTCACAGAAAGCCTAAGTTTGATTGATGCTGTCACCCCTGATATTGTTGCCGCTAGACAAAATGCTCACAATGCACAAAAACAGGCTATCAAAACAGATCCAGGCTCTGGGGGAGAGCATAATGGTGTTGAT GGTACAAGTTGCAGTACAGCCACCACAGCGGGTGGTGAGGCAACACCTAGTGCCCCAGAAACAATGGATGTGGATCAATCTATTGAGATCCCTGCAAGCAAGGCTACAGTACTGAGAGGTCATGAATCTGAAGTATTCATATGTGCCTGGAACCCAAGCACAGATTTATTAGCTAGTGGCTCAGGAGACAGTACAGCCAG AATATGGGACATGTCAGACAATCCAGCAACTACTCCCAATCAGCTAGTTTTAAGACATTGTATTCAGAAAGGTGGTGCTGAAGTACCAAGTAATAAAGATGTCACTTCTTTGGACTGGAAT TGTGATGGTAATCTTCTAGCAACTGGATCATATGATGGGTATGCTCGTATCTGGACCACAGATGGTACTCTAGCTTCCACATTAGGGCAACACAAAGGCCCTATTTTCGCTCTTAAGTGGAATAAACGTGGAAACTACATTTTAAGTGCAGGG GTTGATAAAACAACTATTATATGGGATGCATCAACAGGCCAGTGCACACAACAGTTCTCATTCCACTTGGCACCTGCTCTAGATGTTGACTGGCAGACAAATACTTCATTTGCATCCTGCTCTACAGATCAATGTATTCATGTTTGCAAACTAAATGCTGACAAACCTATTAAAAGTTTCCAGGGACATAct aatGAAGTCAATGCTATTAAATGGGACCCTCAAGGACAGTTACTGGCATCATGTTCTGATGACATGACATTGAAAATCTGGTCTATGAAACAAGACACATGTGTACATGACTTACAAGCTCATTCAAAGGAAATTTACACAATCAAGTGGTCACCCACAGGGCCTGGCACCCAGAACCCTAATATGAATCTGATCTTGGCTAGTGCATCCTTTGATTCTACAGTGCGCTTATGGGATGTTGAAAGGGGTGTGTGCATTCATACTCTGACAAAACACACTGAGCCAGTTTACAGTGTGGCATTCTCACCTGATGGCAAGTTCCTTGCAAGTGGTTCATTTGACAAATGTGTGCACATTTGGTCCACGCAAACTGGTGGGCTTGTACATTCATACAAAGGTACAGGAGGTATCTTTGAGGTTTGCTGGAATTCCCGCGGCACGAAGGTCGGCGCTAGTGCTAGTGACGGAAGTGTGTTTGTGTTAGATTTGCGTAAACTATAA